One Xiphophorus maculatus strain JP 163 A chromosome 10, X_maculatus-5.0-male, whole genome shotgun sequence genomic region harbors:
- the LOC102219373 gene encoding alpha-tectorin-like isoform X8: protein MAGRILLPLLLLSATAGVATQTTTASETTQAGISTQRQAGVSTQSQAGISTQRQAGVSTQSQAGLSTQRQAGVSTQSQAGVSTQSQAGISTQRQAGVSTQSQAGISTQRQAGVSTQSQAGLSTQRQAGVTSQSQAGMTNQSQAGLSTQRQAGVSTQSQAGVTNQSQAGLSTQQQAGVSTQSQAGFSTQRQAGVSTQSQAGLSTQQQAGVSTQSQAGFSTQRQAGVSTQSQAGVTNQSQAGLSTQRQAGVTSQSQAGLSTQQQAGVSTQSQAGFSTQRQAGVSTQSQAGVTNQSQAGFSTQRQAGVSTQSQAGVTNQSQAGFSTQRQAGVSTQSQAGVTNQSQAGLSTQQQAGVTSQSQAGLSTQRQAGVSTQSQAGLSTQRQAGMTNQSQAGLSTQQQAGVSTQSQAGLSTQRQAGVSTQSQAGMTNQSQAGLSTQQQAGVSTQSQAGLSTQRQAGVSTQSQAGVTNQSQAGLSTQRQAGVSTQSQAGLSTQRQAGVSTQSQAGLSTQQQAGVSTQSQAGVSTQSQAGVSTQRQAGVTPQSQGPLYPIAGTISSQSDDGSSPAISLLRSFNYFGQSYSQIYVNHNGDLTFDAPWYSYTPQRFPMYGSKDVIAPFWTDLDNRGNGDIYYIQYTSGSILQQVTQDINRYFPALNFQANWVFIATWHEVAYFPTTGTQTTFQAVLTTNGQYSFVLMNYGSIASTSRYVQAGYDTISSSHHFTIPGSFSSDATGPNSTFSLGSNVNVPGRWAFRVDHGSLVCNFNGQPVQLGDSFWSDSTCAQKCICTRAGLQCSNNPCSFSQICRPAAFQYSCQTVQRQTCTVTGDPHYYTFDNSVFHFQGTCTYVLSEQCQNGLPYYRVEGKNGHQGSTHVSWTVLVKVFVHDENIELVKGHQSQAKVNGSFVSTPFSLRNGSIQVYQSGFSVIISTDFGLMVSYDRFLYVRISLPYTYQNSTCGLCGNFNNRPEDDFRTREGEVVSSDVDFANSWKAAGDDEPGCDPHCSGLACAGCTAAQTALYRNSAHCGILENSTGPFAACHQQLPPRSFVDSCVYDLCVSGGYQPILCQALNVYSSQCQQNGIQPQSWRRSGFCEIPCPANSHFEAQGTGCPSTCVNPNSTNNCPLPNQESCVCNSGYLLSGGVCVPHSDCGCSFEGHYYRSGETVILDADCGRRCTCRFGSMTCSSHTCGQHESCRVEDGVRGCRPNSFATCWTRGPGSYNTFDGVMYQYPGACRLTLAKVMGSSDRTHFMITVEKVPQGPQGFSNVLKFEAQGTQVAIEMSNTSTVKVDGQLTRLPFSSGSNRIRIFQSSTHSVILRTAFGVTLQTVWPHFVRVTAPGVYSGLLGGLCGNYNADQNDDFRTPNGTLVTDSQMFGDSWRDGSLADHCVESRPRNPATNLRSSEYCGVLTSPTGPFTSCWAAVNPWQQVDACVEILQGSRDPASTLCEVLRDYALMCQHNDGSLGQWRNATGCVPTCPSNSHYELCGSSCPSSCPSLSFPFTCDTQCQEGCQCNDGFVLNGNQCVPPTSCGCFHDGRYRQAGEQFWDGEACQSFCTCNGVTGVVQCSPNSCGPQESCHVVGGEFGCHPNPHGTCSASGDPHYLTFDGKAYDFQGTCRYVLATVCNDTVDLHQFSVKAKNEPWFGLPVSITAEVVVDVLGYEVRMSRGNIGTVEVNGITRNLPIVFNGSLSIFGSGSQTFVNAAFGLSVMYDGSSTVSISVPPSYRGNMCGLCGNFNGNQTDDFHTPSGALSNTADAFGAAWKVPGNHTCSDGCGSSCAQCNDDRSARAQCEVIRAADGPFSFCHEEVDPAPYFSDCVFDVCVSGNRGSDLLCRALETYVSACQSANVRIYPWRQNTTCRTECPANSHYELCGTDCGHTCASSIDAACDHVCSEGCFCDEGFSRSGTSCVPVESCGCQHDGFYFNAGESFWTDGCSQQCECQAPNVLICSPSSCTPTQECTIRDGQLGCYDAMSTCTVLGDPHYITFDGALTHFQGSCSYVITESLRHSNNETQYKVVATNKHRGNNFVSFVSSVDIFLSNHPESAHVRLGPNKRVKVNGAEVSLPTTAGTFGQVMRQGSYIVFNAADVVVQFDGSSTLLVRMGRNYQNRVSGMCGNFNGDPNDDKVLPNGTLAQNDNQFGHSWKSETSQEGCGSTDQRSGDGLSDCRFIEEYKELCRVITNTSGPFSSCHLHSNPQPFFTSCVYDLCLYTPANGMLCSAVSAYEKTCTNLGLSIPNWRSPLRCAETDPCEQLDCAEYEWCGKKNGVYGCFCDEQHHRPNNESYDSNIECSSSSGTMSVSRCQLFEAGFHSSALHLHDSSCNGTLQDGRLIFHFDNDGHLCGTALRSNGTHFMYENTIQGHVDPHGGLISRERNLHLDFSCVYPLAQALSMAVGINPVESILRKKLPVGTGSYSVRMIPYEDEGFHFPLSTNGNIELEVDQMFYMEVRTEGVDQRQFATVLDSCWATPVNQANYPVRWDLIASQCPNPEDGTVEVIQNGVSTVSRFSFRMFSFTNHTQIYLHCSVHLCLLRNNNCRAHCYPGYHTLFKRDVSYHDSSALSIGPLVLVAQPNTGGLIQRNGVNRKISTSDGTGHLASIVTLIVSLLMTRILVN, encoded by the exons ctGGATTGTCAACTCAACAACAAG ctGGAGTGTCAACTCAAAGTCAAG ctgGATTTTCAACTCAGCGTCAAG ctGGAGTGTCAACTCAAAGTCAAG ctGGAGTGACAAATCAAAGTCAAG ctgGATTTTCAACTCAGCGTCAAG ctGGAGTGTCAACTCAAAGTCAAG ctGGAGTGACAAATCAAAGTCAAG ctgGATTTTCAACTCAGCGTCAAG ctGGAGTGTCAACTCAAAGTCAAG ctGGAGTGACAAATCAAAGTCAAG ctGGATTGTCAACTCAACAACAAG ctGGAGTGACATCTCAAAGTCAAG ctgGATTGTCAACTCAGCGTCAAG ctGGAGTGTCAACACAAAGTCAAG ctgGATTGTCAACTCAGCGTCAAG ctGGAATGACAAATCAAAGTCAAG ctGGATTGTCAACTCAACAACAAG ctGGAGTGTCAACTCAAAGTCAAG ctgGATTGTCAACTCAGCGTCAAG ctGGAGTGTCAACTCAAAGTCAAG ctGGAATGACAAATCAAAGTCAAG ctgGATTGTCAACTCAACAACAAG ctGGAGTGTCAACACAAAGTCAAG ctgGATTGTCAACTCAGCGTCAAG ctGGAGTGTCAACTCAAAGTCAAG ctGGAGTGACAAATCAAAGTCAAG ctgGATTGTCAACTCAGCGTCAAG ctGGAGTGTCAACACAAAGTCAAG ctgGATTGTCAACTCAGCGTCAAG ctGGAGTGTCAACTCAAAGTCAAG ctGGATTGTCAACTCAACAACAAG ctGGAGTGTCAACTCAAAGTCAAG ctGGAGTGTCAACTCAAAGTCAAG ctgGAGTATCAACTCAGCGTCAAG CTGGAGTGACACCTCAAAGTCAAG gaCCCCTCTACCCAATTGCTGGAACAATAAGCTCTCAATCAGATGATGGAAGCTCACCTGCAATTTCACTCCTACGATCCTTTAACTATTTTGGACAGTCTTACTCTCAGATTTAC GTGAACCACAACGGAGATCTGACCTTTGATGCACCATGGTATAGTTATACTCCTCAACGTTTTCCAATGTATGGAAGCAAAGACGTCATTGCTCCGTTCTGGACTGATTTAGACAACAGAGGAAATGGTGATATCTACTATATTCAGTACACCAGCGGCTCTATTCTCCAACAAGTTACACAGGACATCAATAGATACTTCCCAGCTCTTAACTTTCAGGCAAACTGGGTCTTCATAGCAACATGGCATGAAGTTGCCTATTTTCCAACAACTGGAACA CAAACAACCTTTCAGGCAGTCTTGACTACCAATGGCCAATATTCATTTGTGCTGATGAATTATGGCTCAATAGCCTCCACGTCAAGATATGTACAG GCTGGATACGATACGATCAGTTCCTCTCACCACTTCACCATCCCTGGATCATTCTCTAGTGACGCAACCGGACCTAACTCAACTTTTAGTCTTGGCAGTAATGTCAACGTACCCGGTCGCTGGGCCTTCCGTGTCGATCATGGATCATTAGTCTGTAATTTTAATG gtcaACCTGTTCAACTTGGTGACTCTTTCTGGAGTGACAGCACCTGTGCACAGAAATGCATCTGCACCAGAGCAGGGCTGCAATGCTCCAACAATCCCTGCTCCTTCTCCCAAATCTGTCGGCCAGCTGCCTTTCAGTACTCCTGCCAGACTGTGCAAAGACAAACCTGCACCGTCACTGGAGATCCACATTACTACACCTTTGACAACTCAGTGTTTCACTTTCAAGGCACATGCACTTACGTTCTGTCAGAGCAGTGTCAGAACGGACTGCCCTACTACAGAGTGGAGGGGAAGAATGGGCATCAGGGTAGCACTCATGTTTCATGGACAGTACTGGTCAAAGTCTTTGTTCATGATGAAAATATCGAGCTGGTTAAAGGACATCAAAGTCAGGCCAAG GTCAACGGAAGCTTTGTATCAACTCCGTTTTCCCTCAGAAACGGCTCTATCCAGGTTTATCAGTCAGGTTTCTCTGTGATCATCAGCACTGACTTTGGCCTGATGGTTTCTTATGACAGGTTTTTATATGTCCGAATCAGTTTGCCCTACACTTACCAAAATAGCACATGTGGGCTCTGCGGAAACTTCAACAATCGCCCTGAGGATGACTTTCGAACCCGTGAAGGTGAAGTGGTGAGCTCTGATGTGGATTTTGCCAACAGCTGGAAAGCTGCTGGTGATGATGAGCCTGGCTGTGATCCTCATTGTTCAGGTCTGGCCTGTGCTGGCTGCACAGCAGCTCAGACAGCACTGTACAGAAACTCTGCCCACTGTGGTATTCTTGAGAACAGCACAGGTCCGTTTGCTGCATGCCATCAACAACTTCCTCCAAGATCTTTTGTGGACAGCTGTGTGTATGATCTCTGTGTCAGTGGAGGGTATCAACCCATTCTGTGCCAAGCCCTAAATGTCTACTCAAGTCAGTGTCAACAAAATGGGATCCAGCCGCAAAGCTGGCGGCGTTCTGGCTTCTGTG AAATCCCCTGCCCAGCCAATAGCCACTTTGAGGCCCAGGGTACAGGATGTCCATCTACATGTGTCAACCCCAATTCCACCAACAACTGCCCCCTCCCAAACCAAGAGAGCTGTGTCTGCAATTCAGGCTACCTCCTGAGTGGAGGGGTCTGTGTCCCTCATTCTGACTGTGGCTGCAGCTTTGAGGGTCACTACTACCGCTCAGGAGAAACTGTCATACTGGATGCAGACTGTGGGAGGCGCTGTACATGCAGATTTGGCTCCATGACTTGCAGCTCTCACACCTGTGGCCAACATGAGTCCTGCAGGGTGGAGGATGGAGTAAGAGGTTGCAGACCAAACAGCTTTGCAACATGTTGGACAAGAGGCCCAGGATCATACAATACATTTGATGGAGTGATGTATCAGTACCCTGGAGCATGTCGCCTGACCCTTGCCAAAGTTATGGGATCCTCTGATCGCACACACTTCATGattactgtggaaaaagttcctCAGGGGCCACAGGGTTTCTCTAATGTGCTAAAATTTGAGGCACAGGGAACACAAGTTGCTATTGAGATGTCAAATACTAGCACCGTTAAG GTTGATGGCCAACTGACCAGACTGCCATTCAGCTCTGGATCCAACAGAATCCGTATCTTCCAAAGCAGCACTCACAGTGTCATCCTTCGCACAGCCTTTGGTGTAACTCTGCAGACTGTCTGGCCTCATTTTGTCCGTGTCACTGCACCAGGTGTCTACAGTGGTTTATTAGGTGGACTTTGTGGAAACTACAATGCTGACCAGAATGACGATTTCCGTACACCCAATGGTACTCTAGTCACTGACTCCCAGATGTTTGGGGACAGTTGGCGAGATGGCTCCCTGGCAGATCACTGTGTGGAAAGCAGACCTCGTAATCCTGCAACCAATTTACGTTCCAGTGAGTACTGTGGAGTTCTTACTTCACCCACTGGGCCCTTTACATCATGCTGGGCTGCAGTGAACCCCTGGCAGCAGGTAGATGCATGTGTAGAAATCCTCCAAGGCTCCAGAGATCCAGCATCAACGCTGTGTGAGGTCCTCCGAGATTATGCACTGATGTGTCAACATAACGATGGATCCTTGGGACAGTGGAGGAATGCAACTGGCTGTG TACCAACCTGTCCATCAAACAGTCATTATGAACTCTGTGGAAGTTCATGTCCGTCTTCCTGCCCCAGCCTCTCCTTCCCCTTCACCTGTGACACTCAGTGCCAGGAGGGATGCCAGTGTAATGATGGGTTTGTCCTCAATGGTAACCAGTGTGTGCCTCCAACATCCTGTGGATGCTTTCATGATGGACGATATCGGCAAGCTGGAGAACAGTTCTGGGATGGAGAAGCATGTCAGAGCTTTTGCACCTGTAATGGTGTAACTGGTGTAGTCCAATGTTCCCCAAATTCATGTGGACCTCAGGAGTCCTGCCATGTTGTGGGGGGTGAGTTTGGCTGCCATCCCAACCCTCATGGCACCTGCTCGGCCTCTGGAGACCCTCACTACCTGACCTTTGATGGCAAGGCTTATGACTTCCAGGGAACCTGCCGCTATGTTCTGGCAACAGTGTGCAATGACACTGTGGACCTTCACCAGTTTTCTGTGAAAGCAAAGAATGAACCGTGGTTTGGACTGCCAGTTTCTATCACGGCTGAAGTGGTTGTTGATGTCTTGGGCTATGAAGTGCGTATGTCGAGAGGCAACATTGGTACTGTGGAG GTGAATGGAATCACAAGAAACCTGCCCATTGTTTTCAATGGAAGCCTGTCAATTTTTGGAAGTGGATCTCAAACATTTGTCAACGCAGCTTTTGGACTGAGCGTCATGTATGATGGAAGTAGCACAGTGTCCATTTCGGTGCCCCCAAGCTACAG AGGAAACATGTGTGGACTTTGTGGAAACTTCAATGGAAATCAAACTGATGATTTCCACACTCCAAGTGGAGCATTGTCCAACACTGCAGATGCTTTTGGGGCAGCTTGGAAGGTTCCTGGAAACCACACCTGTAGTGACGGCTGTGGCTCTTCATGCGCACAATGCAATGATGACCGATCTGCCAGGGCCCAGTGTGAGGTGATCCGGGCAGCTGACGGCCCCTTCAGCTTCTGCCACGAGGAGGTGGATCCAGCACCATATTTCAGTGACTGCGTCTTTGATGTCTGCGTGTCGGGAAATCGAGGCAGTGATCTCCTGTGCAGGGCTCTAGAGACATACGTCAGTGCCTGTCAGTCTGCTAATGTCCGAATCTACCCTTGGAGACAAAACACCACTTGCA gaACTGAGTGCCCAGCCAACAGCCATTATGAGCTGTGTGGAACAGACTGCGGCCACACCTGTGCCAGCAGCATTGATGCTGCCTGTGACCATGTTTGCTCTGAGGGATGTTTCTGTGATGAAGGTTTTTCCAGGAGTGGAACAAGCTGTGTGCCTGTGGAGAGCTGTGGCTGTCAGCATGACGGCTTCTATTTCAAT GCCGGTGAGTCCTTCTGGACAGACGGTTGCTCCCAACAGTGTGAATGTCAAGCGCCCAATGTCCTGATCTGCAGTCCCTCATCATGCACTCCTACACAAGAGTGCACCATCAGAGATGGCCAGCTGGGCTGTTACGACGCCATGTCTACCTGTACTGTATTGGGTGACCCACACTACATCACCTTCGATGGAGCCCTAACTCATTTCCAGGGATCATGCTCTTACGTCATCACTGAAAGCTTGAGACACAGCAACAATGAAACTCAGTACAAAGTCGTGGCCACCAACAAGCACAGAGGAAACAACTTTGTGTCTTTCGTGTCATCAGTTGATATATTCCTCTCAAATCATCCAGAGAGTGCTCATGTCAGACTCGGACCGAACAAGAGAGTCAag GTAAATGGAGCAGAGGTTTCTCTTCCCACCACTGCAGGAACTTTTGGTCAGGTGATGAGGCAGGGAAGTTACATAGTGTTTAATGCTGCTGATGTCGTAGTCCAGTTTGATGGCTCCAGTACTTTACTGGTCAGGATGGGCCGCAACTACCAGAACAGAGTTAGTGGAATGTGTGGGAACTTCAATGGTGATCCCAATGATGACAAAGTTTTGCCCAATGGTACTTTGGCCCAAAACGACAACCAGTTTGGCCACAGCTGGAAATCAGAGACAAGCCAAGAAGG ATGTGGATCCACTGATCAGAGAAGTGGTGATGGACTAAGTGACTGCCGCTTCATAGAAGAatacaaagaactctgcagagTCATCACCAACACCAGTGGCCCATTCAGTTCTTGTCACCTGCATTCAAACCCCCAACCAtttttcacttcctgtgtttacGATCTCTGCCTCTATACACCAGCCAATGGCATGCTGTGTTCTGCTGTCTCTGCTTATGAGAAAACCTGCACCAATTTGGGCCTTAGCATCCCCAACTGGCGCTCTCCTTTGCGTTGTG CTGAGACTGACCCCTGTGAACAGCTGGACTGCGCAGAGTATGAGTGGTGTGGTAAGAAAAATGGTGTGTACGGCTGCTTCTGTGACGAGCAACATCATCGACCCAACAATGAGAGCTACG ACTCAAACATTGAATGCTCCAGCAGTTCTGGCACCATGTCAGTGTCTCGCTGCCAGCTGTTTGAAGCGGGCTTCCACTCCAGTGCTCTCCATCTCCATGACAGCTCTTGCAACGGGACTCTCCAGGACGGACGACTCATCTTCCATTTTGACAATGACGGCCATCTGTGTGGGACAGCTCTTAGG AGCAATGGAACTCACTTCATGTATGAGAACACTATTCAAGGGCATGTGGATCCTCATGGAGGTTTGATTAGCCGTGAGAGGAATCTTCATCTGGATTTCTCCTGTGTTTACCCTCTGGCTCAGGCTCTGTCAATGGCTGTGGGCATCAACCCTGTGGAGAG CATTTTGAGGAAGAAGCTTCCTGTTGGCACTGGATCTTATAGTGTGAGGATGATCCCCTATGAGGATGAAGGCTTCCACTTCCCCTTGAGCACTAATGGAAACATAGAACTGGAAGttgatcaaatgttttacatgGAGGTGCGAACAGAAGGGGTGGATCAGCGCCAGTTTGCCACAGTTCTGGACTCTTGCTGGGCCACGCCAGTCAACCAAGCAAACTATCCTGTCCGCTGGGATCTCATTGCTTCGCA GTGTCCTAATCCAGAAGATGGAACCGTAGAGGTGATTCAGAACGGTGTCTCCACTGTGTCTCGTTTCTCCTTCAGGATGTTCAGCTTCACCAACCACACACAGATTTACTTGCACTGCAGTGTCCACTTGTGTCTTTTGAGAAACAACAACTGCAGAGCT cattgCTACCCGGGTTACCACACTCTATTCAAGAGGGACGTATCTTACCATGACTCTTCAGCTCTGTCAATTGGACCACTGGTGCTTGTGGCACAACCAAACACTG GTGGACTAATCCAAAGAAACGGTGTGAATCGAAAGATATCGACGTCAGATGGTACAGGCCATCTGGCATCAATTGTTACCCTGATTGTCAGTTTGCTGATGACCAGAATTCTGGTCAATTAA